A genome region from Halalkalibacillus sediminis includes the following:
- the cwlD gene encoding N-acetylmuramoyl-L-alanine amidase CwlD: protein MKRFWLILLWLVGLILLIYLLRYPIDTIFTTTKGTTTPLAGKVIVLDPGHGGVDGGADYEDIQEKSIAFQTTLFLRDYLQGAGATVYLTREKDVDLAPTDMKGYSKRKSYDIRKRVDFVNEKEADLFISVHLNSIPNNQWRGAQAFYYPNDENKELAMEIQKRMNESANKERSALPIQNIYILKHTDPVGALLEIGFLSNSEERSRLINEDYQREMASSIYEGIVEYLVQKD, encoded by the coding sequence ATGAAGCGTTTTTGGCTCATTTTATTATGGTTGGTAGGCCTTATTTTGCTAATTTATCTACTGAGGTACCCTATAGATACAATATTCACTACAACGAAAGGAACTACCACGCCGCTCGCTGGAAAAGTGATTGTGTTGGACCCAGGTCATGGTGGAGTTGACGGTGGAGCTGATTATGAGGATATACAAGAGAAGTCGATCGCTTTCCAAACGACCTTATTTTTAAGAGATTATTTACAAGGGGCTGGAGCGACCGTTTATTTGACGAGAGAAAAGGACGTCGACTTAGCACCTACTGATATGAAAGGTTATTCGAAACGAAAATCCTACGATATTCGAAAGCGAGTCGATTTCGTTAACGAAAAAGAAGCTGATCTATTCATTAGTGTGCACTTGAATTCGATTCCTAACAATCAATGGAGAGGGGCACAAGCTTTTTACTATCCGAATGATGAAAATAAAGAACTTGCGATGGAAATCCAGAAGCGAATGAATGAATCAGCGAATAAAGAACGCTCAGCTTTACCGATTCAAAATATATATATCCTGAAACATACGGATCCTGTAGGAGCTCTATTAGAAATTGGTTTCCTCTCAAATAGTGAAGAAAGAAGCAGGTTGATTAATGAAGATTATCAACGTGAAATGGCATCTTCTATTTATGAAGGGATTGTTGAATATTTGGTGCAGAAAGATTGA